The following coding sequences lie in one Metopolophium dirhodum isolate CAU chromosome 5, ASM1992520v1, whole genome shotgun sequence genomic window:
- the LOC132945932 gene encoding rho GTPase-activating protein 21-B isoform X5, protein MAEDVSENREWSPSTPGQNRGEHRAGGPRSLFIRRSENGFGFTLRHFIVYPPESYLVLAGDERLGLRQGAGAYSDEPMDTIFVKHVREFGPASVAGLSTGDRIISVNGETVAGKSYAHVVQVIQQTQCHLYLLVVPMENDILQLYFSETAHNPETNQRPGRLKAAMTSGSELRFHHRGRDSSPIYQTIWDHPQHRSAVSGIGSASVSGTKPTSAAARFVSPHRTPGVRRSSVTDTNGSGGGYPHHRNKPAAAQSNNPNARHSMDIGVACRDALQLQVAADNSAAHYRLQRHLQYGGASQPPPPVDPVIMSRIKKSLEQKEEFLRRPVVQQLQQQQPAKEFYARPQKLLPPMWPPSLSSSSVNQPQQFPECSSAAVETSSPAQPPPAASKPKGKQFVNTLGKIHEDGSAGKSPATAAETADHHHPKQTGMPQVVSMRAKQFESGKIDDKTDFYKSELARLTSKHNVPNVAVRKMEYEQKLYTDKKQSAAADHQEITDDSITSYSSSSDKSISFTSPSAGFHSGNLIVPIGSSKIHCDPPKEYEPQKDESISKDESYRFKPVVRQDSYLAACKKPTIIERRNQKPMENGAEKSKTRRRNARPTRLELPKDRPVDFAAQSTGSSQEEERTTRRISYLQATAWGDRMSVDDLTTTESESEPTSIVVAPQNSSILGTKKNGPPFQDLGNSRVVKEGSLLCKVIQIDGKKACDRSWKPVWAVVRGQTLCLYKEKRESIPNISTDTPATLEKSDDVNVSCDRINLRTSTTDVAHDYTKRKHVMRLCSSVADMGCTELLLQADDTSSMVRWLKALQEQALEAQAPLSAEECLSISPGNTKGMRKLGTFRNRSPTGDSPITKTRKPDRSPCQVSQPQSPKSTNTWKNRMAKQLKKIQQGSGSPVSPIMPTLPPPPGTAIGIPLELCPPSTRSEFVPLIVEVCTSIVEEKGLDIIGIYRVPGNTAAITSLTEAVNNGGMETPDMALKLLQRDPRWTDVNVISSLLKSFFRRLPDALLTTEMYPHFIEADKIDDPVQRMVKLRELVHKLPDHHFETLRYLLMHLKKVVHHSGVNKMEARNLAIVFGPTLVHSADDNMVTMVTDMSHQCRIVESLILQADWCFGNGDVVDLTASIPENCGQVPEIEQTAPNQNLLDNINKVSGNQYTPFMAKDLVTNIVAAANRKMHRATGKNSNTSRKSRTNVTNNIVPHISVLPSASDIKHDVSNKDKLNSSKASSETVSSTSLNESEDSLDHLTTNDQSLDLPPQSNDGAPPIKTYVNLAETTQERIRRFEQETKAMLQREINRGQRRREYFGLDEPVTQANEALMLAKDYSPVMVKVSKGTTNGTNEQSNDSDLKNNQKRLKTSIESTDEWSVDSLSDGLRISNERPISHASDEGGDLLVSLTSAFDKKLKSLLIPSDSVDVEEKQPVAISSDEQTDVQTYRDPSLHRSLERRSQHITEKHEIETMKDSTSESMKDSSKIDNFECLQDINTNPNVRLRRSESLKQKENRPDYGNHVKLRRCESLNKHERYISKYTKFEAMMLTKNGDASKHRRSDSLTKTEKTECNMNKRKQGLSRRCSSLRDKEARQKRKNGVTTDRSIKRRHTVGGTKDFDKITWLDNKEREELEKSCKDRRTSSPDLSWARVVDGIKERGIRPRSMADPNFVSKLLNVPLESHV, encoded by the exons GTGTTGGCCGGAGACGAACGATTGGGCTTGCGGCAAGGCGCTGGCGCCTATTCTGACGAACCGATGGACACAATATTTGTGAAACACGTCAGGGAATTCGGTCCGGCTAGCGTAGCGGGTCTCAGTACTGGCGACCGCATAATCAGCGTCAACGGTGAAACGGTGGCCGGTAAGTCGTACGCACACGTCGTGCAGGTCATCCAGCAAACGCAATGCCATCTCTATTTGCTCGTGGTGCCCATGGAAAATGACATTCTACAGTTg TATTTCAGTGAGACAGCTCACAATCCCGAAACGAACCAGAGGCCTGGCCGCCTGAAAGCGGCTATGACATCTGGTAGTGAATTGCGTTTCCATCACCGTGGTCGCGATTCCAGTCCCATCTACCAGACCATCTGGGATCACCCCCAACACCGTAGCGCTGTTAGTGGCATTGGCAGTGCCAGTGTCAGTGGTACGAAACCGACGTCGGCCGCAGCTAGATTCGTGTCACCCCACCGCACGCCAGGCGTCCGGCGGTCGTCCGTCACCGATACGAACGGCAGTGGTGGCGGCTACCCTCACCATCGGAACAAGCCGGCAGCGGCACAGTCCAACAATCCGAACGCCCGACACAGCATGGACATAGGGGTGGCGTGCCGCGACGCACTGCAACTGCAAGTGGCGGCCGACAACTCGGCGGCCCATTATCGGCTCCAACGTCACCTGCAGTACGGTGGTGCGTCGCAGCCACCGCCGCCCGTCGACCCCGTCATCATGTCTCGGATAAAAAAAAGCCTCGAACAGAAGGAAGAGTTCCTCCGCCGTCCCGTGGTCCAGCaactgcagcagcagcaaccAGCCAAGGAGTTCTATGCCAGGCCACAAAAACTTTTGCCGCCCATGTGGCCGCCCTCGCTCTCGTCGTCGTCGGTCAACCAGCCGCAACAATTTCCGGAGTGCAGCTCTGCAGCGGTGGAAACGTCATCTCCCGCTCAGCCGCCACCAGCCGCGTCCAAGCCTAAAGGCAAACAGTTTGTGAACACTTTGGGAAAAATACACGAGGACGGCAGCGCTGGTAAGTCACCTGCGACGGCTGCTGAGACGGCCGACCACCATCACCCGAAACAGACAGGCATGCCGCAAGTGGTTTCCATGAGGGCCAAACAGTTCGAGAGCGGAAAAATCGACGACAAGACAGATTTCTACAAGAGTGAGTTGGCCCGACTAACGTCTAAACACAATGTTCCTAATGTGGCTGTGAGAAAAATGGAATACGAACAAAAACTTTACACCGATAAAAAACAATCTGCCGCCGCGGATCATCAAGAGATTACTGATGATTCGATTACTAGCTACAGTA GTTCTTCTGATAAGTCGATCTCTTTCACTAGTCCCTCCGCTGGATTTCATTCTGGGAATCTAATCGTACCGATTGGCAGCAGCAAAATACACTGCGATCCTCCCAAAGAATATGAACCACAAAAAG ACGAGTCTATTTCTAAAGATGAATCGTATCGCTTCAAACCGGTGGTGCGTCAAGATTCCTACCTGGCCGCATGTAAAAAACCCACTATTATAG AGCGACGAAACCAGAAGCCGATGGAAAACGGAGCGGAAAAGTCAAAAACCCGTCGGCGGAACGCGCGACCGACGCGCCTCGAGCTGCCCAAGGATAGGCCTGTCGATTTTGCCGCGCAGTCCACTGGCTCCAGCCAAG AAGAAGAAAGGACCACCAGACGGATATCATACCTGCAAGCGACGGCCTGGGGCGATCGTATGAGTGTCGACGACCTCACCACCACCGAATCCGAATCCGAGCCCACCTCGATTGTCGTCGCCCCACAGAA CAGTAGCATACTGGGAACGAAGAAAAATGGCCCGCCGTTCCAGGACCTCGGCAACAGTCGCGTCGTCAAAGAAGGATCGTTGCTGTGCAAAGTGATACAGATCGATGGCAAG AAAGCATGCGATCGGTCGTGGAAACCGGTGTGGGCCGTTGTACGCGGACAGACGTTGTGTCTGTACAAAGAAAAACGAGAGTCTATACCTAACATTTCGACCGac acgcCCGCAACTCTTGAAAAGTCGGATGACGTGAACGTGTCCTGCGATCGTATCAACCTTAGAACGTCCACTACGGACGTGGCTCACGACTACACCAAGAGGAAGCACGTGATGCGACTTTGCTCCAGCGTCGCCGACATGGGGTGCACTGAACTACTGCTTCAAGCCGACGACACTTCGTCCATGGTGCGCTGGTTGAAAGCATTGCAGGAACAAGCTCTCGAGGCACAGGCACCTCTGTCTGCAGAAGAA TGTTTGAGCATCTCGCCTGGCAATACTAAGGGCATGCGTAAGTTAGGTACGTTCAGAAACCGTTCGCCCACCGGTGATTCTCCAATCACTAAGACGCGAAAACCGGACCGCAGCCCGTGCCAAGTATCACAGCCACAATCTCCTAAATCTACCAATACTTGGAAAAATCGAATGgccaaacaattaaaaaaaatacagcaaGGATCGGGGTCGCCGGTATCACCGATTATGCCCACACTACCGCCACCCCCGGGCACTGCAATCGGCATACCTCTGGAACTTTGTCCGCCG TCGACGCGTTCCGAGTTTGTACCATTAATAGTAGAAGTATGCACATCAATCGTTGAAGAAAAAGGGTTAGATATCATCGGCATATACag AGTACCTGGTAATACGGCTGCTATTACTTCACTAACAGAAGCGGTCAACAACGGTGGTATGGAAACCCCAGATATGGCCCTTAAACTTCTACAACGAGATCCCCGGTGGACAGATGTTAATGTAATCTCTAGCCTATTAAAATCATTCTTTAGAAGACTTCCCGATGCTCTACTAACAACTGAAATGTATCCACACTTCATCGAGGCTGATAAAATTGATGATCCTGTTCAACGAATGGTTAAATTGCGTGAACTA GTTCATAAACTGCCAGACCACCATTTTGAGACTTTAAGGTATTTGCTGATGCACCTCAAGAAAGTTGTTCATCATAGCGGGGTCAACAAAATGGAAGCACGTAACTTGGCTATTGTGTTTGGCCCTACTCTAGTTCATTCTGCTGATGATAACATGGTTACTATGGTCACAGATATGAGTCATCAGTGCCGCATTGTGGAATCGCTAATattacaa gCTGATTGGTGTTTTGGCAACGGAGATGTGGTAGATCTTACAGCATCCATACCTGAAAATTGTGGACAAGTTCCAGAAATTGAACAAACTGCTCCAAATCAAAATCTTTTGGATAACATCAACAAAGTTTCTGGCAATCAGTACACGCCATTTATGGCCAAAGACCTTGTGACCAATATTGTTGCTGCAGCTAATCGCAAAATGCATCGAGCTACTggcaaaaattcaaatacatcACGAAAGTCTCGTACCAACGTAACCAATAATATAGTTCCTCATATTAGTGTACTTCCAAGTGCATCTGATATTAAACAC GATGTGTCTAACAAAGATAAATTGAACAGCTCAAAAGCCAGTTCAGAGACCGTTTCAAGTACTAGCCTCAATGAATCTGAAGACAGTCTTGATCACCTAACAACTAATGATCAAAGTTTAGATTTACCACCACAAAGTAACGATGGTGCTCCCCCTATTAAGACTTATGTCAACTTAGCTGAAACTACTCAAGAAAGAATACGACGATTTGAACAGGAAACAAAAGCAATGCTTCAAAGAGAAATTAATAGAGGTCAAAGAAGAAGAGAGTATTTTGGACTTGACGAGCCTGTTACTCAAGCAAACGAAGCATTAATGCTAGCTAAAGATTATTCACCAG TCATGGTCAAAGTATCCAAAGGAACAACCAATGGAACTAATGAACAATCAAATGACTCagacttaaaaaataatcagaaaCGATTAAAAACTAGTATTGAGAGTACTGATGAATGGTCAGTAGATTCACTCAGTGATGGTTTAAGAATATCCAATGAACGTCCTATAAGTCACGCATCAGATGAAg GAGGGGATTTATTGGTGAGCCTGACCTCCGCTTTTGACAAAAAACTTAAATCCCTTTTAATACCCAGTGACTCTGTGGATGTTGAAGAGAAGCAGCCAGTGGCTATATCAAGTGATGAACAAACAGATGTGCAGACTTACAGAGATCCAAGCTTACATAGATCATTGGAAAGGCGCAGCCAGCATATAACCGAAAAACAT GAAATTGAAACCATGAAAGATTCAACTAGTGAATCAATGAAAGAttcttcaaaaattgataattttgaatGTCTTCAAGACATCAACACCAACCCAAATGTGCGTCTGCGTCGTTCCGAATCATTGAAACAAAAAGAAAACCGTCCAGACTATGGAAATCATGTAAAACTACGTCGTTGTGAGTCACTGAATAAACACGAAAGATATATATCTAAATACACAAAGTTTGAGGCAATGATGCTGACAAAAAACGGTGACGCTTCCAAACACCGGCGATCTGACTCCCTCACCAAGACGGAGAAGACCGAGTGCAACATGAACAAGCGAAAACAAGGATTGTCTAGACGCTGTAGTTCATTGCGCGATAAGGAAGCGCGCCAAAAACGTAAAAACGGTGTTACAACTGATCGCAGCATCAAGAGGCGGCATACAGTGGGTGGTACAAAGGACTTTGATAAGATCACATGGTTGGACAATAAGGAAAGAGAAGAATTAGAAAAAAGCTGCAAAGATAGAAGAACCAGTTCACCAGACCTTAGTTGGGCTCGTGTTGTGGATGGAATAAAAGAAAGAGGTATTAGACCCAGGAGCATGGCCGACCCAAACTTTGTGTCTAAACTGTTGAATGTACCTCTTGAGTCACATGTTTGA
- the LOC132945932 gene encoding rho GTPase-activating protein 21-B isoform X4, with protein MAEDVSENREWSPSTPGQNRGEHRAGGPRSLFIRRSENGFGFTLRHFIVYPPESYLVLAGDERLGLRQGAGAYSDEPMDTIFVKHVREFGPASVAGLSTGDRIISVNGETVAGKSYAHVVQVIQQTQCHLYLLVVPMENDILQLYFSETAHNPETNQRPGRLKAAMTSGSELRFHHRGRDSSPIYQTIWDHPQHRSAVSGIGSASVSGTKPTSAAARFVSPHRTPGVRRSSVTDTNGSGGGYPHHRNKPAAAQSNNPNARHSMDIGVACRDALQLQVAADNSAAHYRLQRHLQYGGASQPPPPVDPVIMSRIKKSLEQKEEFLRRPVVQQLQQQQPAKEFYARPQKLLPPMWPPSLSSSSVNQPQQFPECSSAAVETSSPAQPPPAASKPKGKQFVNTLGKIHEDGSAGKSPATAAETADHHHPKQTGMPQVVSMRAKQFESGKIDDKTDFYKSELARLTSKHNVPNVAVRKMEYEQKLYTDKKQSAAADHQEITDDSITSYSSSSDKSISFTSPSAGFHSGNLIVPIGSSKIHCDPPKEYEPQKDESISKDESYRFKPVVRQDSYLAACKKPTIIVSSDDTETVAAAAELQKPCEMITLRPTNSSFDNEEERTTRRISYLQATAWGDRMSVDDLTTTESESEPTSIVVAPQKVQKKWRAPLFPGDIQRLRRLFEDAAASCDRGSSILGTKKNGPPFQDLGNSRVVKEGSLLCKVIQIDGKKACDRSWKPVWAVVRGQTLCLYKEKRESIPNISTDTPATLEKSDDVNVSCDRINLRTSTTDVAHDYTKRKHVMRLCSSVADMGCTELLLQADDTSSMVRWLKALQEQALEAQAPLSAEECLSISPGNTKGMRKLGTFRNRSPTGDSPITKTRKPDRSPCQVSQPQSPKSTNTWKNRMAKQLKKIQQGSGSPVSPIMPTLPPPPGTAIGIPLELCPPSTRSEFVPLIVEVCTSIVEEKGLDIIGIYRVPGNTAAITSLTEAVNNGGMETPDMALKLLQRDPRWTDVNVISSLLKSFFRRLPDALLTTEMYPHFIEADKIDDPVQRMVKLRELVHKLPDHHFETLRYLLMHLKKVVHHSGVNKMEARNLAIVFGPTLVHSADDNMVTMVTDMSHQCRIVESLILQADWCFGNGDVVDLTASIPENCGQVPEIEQTAPNQNLLDNINKVSGNQYTPFMAKDLVTNIVAAANRKMHRATGKNSNTSRKSRTNVTNNIVPHISVLPSASDIKHDVSNKDKLNSSKASSETVSSTSLNESEDSLDHLTTNDQSLDLPPQSNDGAPPIKTYVNLAETTQERIRRFEQETKAMLQREINRGQRRREYFGLDEPVTQANEALMLAKDYSPVMVKVSKGTTNGTNEQSNDSDLKNNQKRLKTSIESTDEWSVDSLSDGLRISNERPISHASDEGGDLLVSLTSAFDKKLKSLLIPSDSVDVEEKQPVAISSDEQTDVQTYRDPSLHRSLERRSQHITEKHEIETMKDSTSESMKDSSKIDNFECLQDINTNPNVRLRRSESLKQKENRPDYGNHVKLRRCESLNKHERYISKYTKFEAMMLTKNGDASKHRRSDSLTKTEKTECNMNKRKQGLSRRCSSLRDKEARQKRKNGVTTDRSIKRRHTVGGTKDFDKITWLDNKEREELEKSCKDRRTSSPDLSWARVVDGIKERGIRPRSMADPNFVSKLLNVPLESHV; from the exons GTGTTGGCCGGAGACGAACGATTGGGCTTGCGGCAAGGCGCTGGCGCCTATTCTGACGAACCGATGGACACAATATTTGTGAAACACGTCAGGGAATTCGGTCCGGCTAGCGTAGCGGGTCTCAGTACTGGCGACCGCATAATCAGCGTCAACGGTGAAACGGTGGCCGGTAAGTCGTACGCACACGTCGTGCAGGTCATCCAGCAAACGCAATGCCATCTCTATTTGCTCGTGGTGCCCATGGAAAATGACATTCTACAGTTg TATTTCAGTGAGACAGCTCACAATCCCGAAACGAACCAGAGGCCTGGCCGCCTGAAAGCGGCTATGACATCTGGTAGTGAATTGCGTTTCCATCACCGTGGTCGCGATTCCAGTCCCATCTACCAGACCATCTGGGATCACCCCCAACACCGTAGCGCTGTTAGTGGCATTGGCAGTGCCAGTGTCAGTGGTACGAAACCGACGTCGGCCGCAGCTAGATTCGTGTCACCCCACCGCACGCCAGGCGTCCGGCGGTCGTCCGTCACCGATACGAACGGCAGTGGTGGCGGCTACCCTCACCATCGGAACAAGCCGGCAGCGGCACAGTCCAACAATCCGAACGCCCGACACAGCATGGACATAGGGGTGGCGTGCCGCGACGCACTGCAACTGCAAGTGGCGGCCGACAACTCGGCGGCCCATTATCGGCTCCAACGTCACCTGCAGTACGGTGGTGCGTCGCAGCCACCGCCGCCCGTCGACCCCGTCATCATGTCTCGGATAAAAAAAAGCCTCGAACAGAAGGAAGAGTTCCTCCGCCGTCCCGTGGTCCAGCaactgcagcagcagcaaccAGCCAAGGAGTTCTATGCCAGGCCACAAAAACTTTTGCCGCCCATGTGGCCGCCCTCGCTCTCGTCGTCGTCGGTCAACCAGCCGCAACAATTTCCGGAGTGCAGCTCTGCAGCGGTGGAAACGTCATCTCCCGCTCAGCCGCCACCAGCCGCGTCCAAGCCTAAAGGCAAACAGTTTGTGAACACTTTGGGAAAAATACACGAGGACGGCAGCGCTGGTAAGTCACCTGCGACGGCTGCTGAGACGGCCGACCACCATCACCCGAAACAGACAGGCATGCCGCAAGTGGTTTCCATGAGGGCCAAACAGTTCGAGAGCGGAAAAATCGACGACAAGACAGATTTCTACAAGAGTGAGTTGGCCCGACTAACGTCTAAACACAATGTTCCTAATGTGGCTGTGAGAAAAATGGAATACGAACAAAAACTTTACACCGATAAAAAACAATCTGCCGCCGCGGATCATCAAGAGATTACTGATGATTCGATTACTAGCTACAGTA GTTCTTCTGATAAGTCGATCTCTTTCACTAGTCCCTCCGCTGGATTTCATTCTGGGAATCTAATCGTACCGATTGGCAGCAGCAAAATACACTGCGATCCTCCCAAAGAATATGAACCACAAAAAG ACGAGTCTATTTCTAAAGATGAATCGTATCGCTTCAAACCGGTGGTGCGTCAAGATTCCTACCTGGCCGCATGTAAAAAACCCACTATTATAG TGTCTTCAGACGATACGGAAACTGTGGCCGCAGCCGCCGAGCTTCAAAAACCGTGTGAAATGATCACGTTGAGACCGACTAACTCGAGTTTTGATAATG AAGAAGAAAGGACCACCAGACGGATATCATACCTGCAAGCGACGGCCTGGGGCGATCGTATGAGTGTCGACGACCTCACCACCACCGAATCCGAATCCGAGCCCACCTCGATTGTCGTCGCCCCACAGAA AGTACAAAAAAAATGGCGCGCACCGTTATTTCCGGGTGACATACAAAGGTTACGGCGACTTTTCGAAGATGCCGCCGCAAGTTGTGACCGCGG CAGTAGCATACTGGGAACGAAGAAAAATGGCCCGCCGTTCCAGGACCTCGGCAACAGTCGCGTCGTCAAAGAAGGATCGTTGCTGTGCAAAGTGATACAGATCGATGGCAAG AAAGCATGCGATCGGTCGTGGAAACCGGTGTGGGCCGTTGTACGCGGACAGACGTTGTGTCTGTACAAAGAAAAACGAGAGTCTATACCTAACATTTCGACCGac acgcCCGCAACTCTTGAAAAGTCGGATGACGTGAACGTGTCCTGCGATCGTATCAACCTTAGAACGTCCACTACGGACGTGGCTCACGACTACACCAAGAGGAAGCACGTGATGCGACTTTGCTCCAGCGTCGCCGACATGGGGTGCACTGAACTACTGCTTCAAGCCGACGACACTTCGTCCATGGTGCGCTGGTTGAAAGCATTGCAGGAACAAGCTCTCGAGGCACAGGCACCTCTGTCTGCAGAAGAA TGTTTGAGCATCTCGCCTGGCAATACTAAGGGCATGCGTAAGTTAGGTACGTTCAGAAACCGTTCGCCCACCGGTGATTCTCCAATCACTAAGACGCGAAAACCGGACCGCAGCCCGTGCCAAGTATCACAGCCACAATCTCCTAAATCTACCAATACTTGGAAAAATCGAATGgccaaacaattaaaaaaaatacagcaaGGATCGGGGTCGCCGGTATCACCGATTATGCCCACACTACCGCCACCCCCGGGCACTGCAATCGGCATACCTCTGGAACTTTGTCCGCCG TCGACGCGTTCCGAGTTTGTACCATTAATAGTAGAAGTATGCACATCAATCGTTGAAGAAAAAGGGTTAGATATCATCGGCATATACag AGTACCTGGTAATACGGCTGCTATTACTTCACTAACAGAAGCGGTCAACAACGGTGGTATGGAAACCCCAGATATGGCCCTTAAACTTCTACAACGAGATCCCCGGTGGACAGATGTTAATGTAATCTCTAGCCTATTAAAATCATTCTTTAGAAGACTTCCCGATGCTCTACTAACAACTGAAATGTATCCACACTTCATCGAGGCTGATAAAATTGATGATCCTGTTCAACGAATGGTTAAATTGCGTGAACTA GTTCATAAACTGCCAGACCACCATTTTGAGACTTTAAGGTATTTGCTGATGCACCTCAAGAAAGTTGTTCATCATAGCGGGGTCAACAAAATGGAAGCACGTAACTTGGCTATTGTGTTTGGCCCTACTCTAGTTCATTCTGCTGATGATAACATGGTTACTATGGTCACAGATATGAGTCATCAGTGCCGCATTGTGGAATCGCTAATattacaa gCTGATTGGTGTTTTGGCAACGGAGATGTGGTAGATCTTACAGCATCCATACCTGAAAATTGTGGACAAGTTCCAGAAATTGAACAAACTGCTCCAAATCAAAATCTTTTGGATAACATCAACAAAGTTTCTGGCAATCAGTACACGCCATTTATGGCCAAAGACCTTGTGACCAATATTGTTGCTGCAGCTAATCGCAAAATGCATCGAGCTACTggcaaaaattcaaatacatcACGAAAGTCTCGTACCAACGTAACCAATAATATAGTTCCTCATATTAGTGTACTTCCAAGTGCATCTGATATTAAACAC GATGTGTCTAACAAAGATAAATTGAACAGCTCAAAAGCCAGTTCAGAGACCGTTTCAAGTACTAGCCTCAATGAATCTGAAGACAGTCTTGATCACCTAACAACTAATGATCAAAGTTTAGATTTACCACCACAAAGTAACGATGGTGCTCCCCCTATTAAGACTTATGTCAACTTAGCTGAAACTACTCAAGAAAGAATACGACGATTTGAACAGGAAACAAAAGCAATGCTTCAAAGAGAAATTAATAGAGGTCAAAGAAGAAGAGAGTATTTTGGACTTGACGAGCCTGTTACTCAAGCAAACGAAGCATTAATGCTAGCTAAAGATTATTCACCAG TCATGGTCAAAGTATCCAAAGGAACAACCAATGGAACTAATGAACAATCAAATGACTCagacttaaaaaataatcagaaaCGATTAAAAACTAGTATTGAGAGTACTGATGAATGGTCAGTAGATTCACTCAGTGATGGTTTAAGAATATCCAATGAACGTCCTATAAGTCACGCATCAGATGAAg GAGGGGATTTATTGGTGAGCCTGACCTCCGCTTTTGACAAAAAACTTAAATCCCTTTTAATACCCAGTGACTCTGTGGATGTTGAAGAGAAGCAGCCAGTGGCTATATCAAGTGATGAACAAACAGATGTGCAGACTTACAGAGATCCAAGCTTACATAGATCATTGGAAAGGCGCAGCCAGCATATAACCGAAAAACAT GAAATTGAAACCATGAAAGATTCAACTAGTGAATCAATGAAAGAttcttcaaaaattgataattttgaatGTCTTCAAGACATCAACACCAACCCAAATGTGCGTCTGCGTCGTTCCGAATCATTGAAACAAAAAGAAAACCGTCCAGACTATGGAAATCATGTAAAACTACGTCGTTGTGAGTCACTGAATAAACACGAAAGATATATATCTAAATACACAAAGTTTGAGGCAATGATGCTGACAAAAAACGGTGACGCTTCCAAACACCGGCGATCTGACTCCCTCACCAAGACGGAGAAGACCGAGTGCAACATGAACAAGCGAAAACAAGGATTGTCTAGACGCTGTAGTTCATTGCGCGATAAGGAAGCGCGCCAAAAACGTAAAAACGGTGTTACAACTGATCGCAGCATCAAGAGGCGGCATACAGTGGGTGGTACAAAGGACTTTGATAAGATCACATGGTTGGACAATAAGGAAAGAGAAGAATTAGAAAAAAGCTGCAAAGATAGAAGAACCAGTTCACCAGACCTTAGTTGGGCTCGTGTTGTGGATGGAATAAAAGAAAGAGGTATTAGACCCAGGAGCATGGCCGACCCAAACTTTGTGTCTAAACTGTTGAATGTACCTCTTGAGTCACATGTTTGA